From Gemmatimonadaceae bacterium, the proteins below share one genomic window:
- a CDS encoding DUF4178 domain-containing protein has product MPAPTANCPNCGAAIRFEWSRAVQTTCPYCGSVLVRGDVDLKTVGKVGDFPATSSPLQLGATGVVHHHRFTVVGRVVYEYERGSWNAWHVHLDDESGGWLSDAGGEYAFSQEAPSHDIPAPDHLHPGANFPWEKRIYKVMSVTTARYGAAEGELPFTTWDRREATHAMLDANDGHFATIDYRESPPTLYLGEWTSFEALQLDGLREVAGWPRPA; this is encoded by the coding sequence ATGCCAGCGCCCACTGCCAACTGCCCGAATTGCGGGGCCGCCATTCGCTTCGAGTGGTCGCGCGCCGTGCAGACCACCTGCCCCTACTGCGGGTCGGTTCTGGTGCGCGGCGACGTGGATCTGAAGACGGTGGGCAAGGTGGGGGACTTTCCGGCCACGAGTTCTCCGCTCCAGCTCGGGGCCACCGGTGTCGTGCACCATCACCGGTTCACCGTCGTGGGGCGCGTGGTCTACGAGTACGAGCGGGGCTCGTGGAACGCGTGGCATGTCCACCTGGACGACGAGAGCGGCGGATGGCTGAGCGACGCGGGGGGGGAGTACGCGTTCTCCCAGGAAGCCCCGAGCCACGACATCCCGGCGCCCGACCATCTGCATCCGGGCGCGAACTTTCCGTGGGAGAAGCGCATCTACAAGGTCATGTCGGTGACCACCGCGCGCTATGGCGCGGCGGAGGGTGAGCTGCCGTTCACCACGTGGGATCGCCGGGAGGCCACGCACGCCATGCTCGACGCGAACGACGGTCATTTCGCGACGATCGACTACCGCGAGTCACCGCCCACGCTGTACCTGGGCGAATGGACGTCGTTCGAGGCGCTGCAATTGGATGGCCTGCGCGAGGTGGCCGGATGGCCGCGCCCAGCCTAG
- a CDS encoding DUF4178 domain-containing protein, producing MAAPSLAGLNCPNCGAAITIRALQQTQTVVCAACHAVLDAKDQQLSVLQAYQAQMTFSPDIPLGTRGTLRGDAYEVSGFQVRSVRHNEVEYFWREYTLWNPYKGYRYLMEYNGHWCDFAASRIAPSEMVSGRQPYVTYQGELFRHFRTTTVTTVFILGEFPWQIRSGDRVTSRDFVAPPRMLSEEVSPDATGWWVGAYLPAAVVWHAFALPGAAPQATGIFPCEPNTDAPRARAGRVRALWLAVPVAAALLARALFAAPNTVLGQRWPYLVLLALLALFAVPAIVDGMRASAFERARWSDSDYAADNTD from the coding sequence ATGGCCGCGCCCAGCCTAGCCGGCCTCAATTGCCCGAACTGCGGCGCCGCGATCACGATCCGCGCGCTCCAGCAGACGCAGACCGTGGTGTGCGCCGCCTGCCACGCCGTGCTCGACGCCAAGGACCAGCAGTTGAGCGTGCTGCAGGCGTATCAAGCGCAGATGACGTTTTCCCCGGACATCCCGCTGGGCACGCGCGGCACGCTGCGGGGGGACGCGTACGAGGTGAGCGGCTTCCAGGTGCGGAGCGTCCGCCACAACGAGGTCGAGTACTTCTGGCGCGAGTACACGCTGTGGAATCCGTACAAGGGCTACCGGTACCTCATGGAGTACAACGGCCACTGGTGCGATTTCGCCGCGTCGCGTATCGCGCCGTCGGAGATGGTGAGCGGCCGCCAACCGTACGTGACCTACCAGGGCGAGCTCTTCCGCCACTTCCGCACGACCACGGTGACCACCGTGTTCATTCTCGGAGAATTTCCCTGGCAGATCCGGAGCGGGGACCGCGTCACGTCGCGCGATTTCGTAGCGCCGCCGCGCATGCTCTCGGAAGAGGTCTCACCCGACGCCACGGGGTGGTGGGTGGGCGCGTATCTGCCGGCCGCGGTGGTCTGGCATGCGTTCGCGCTGCCGGGAGCGGCACCGCAGGCCACGGGGATCTTTCCCTGCGAGCCCAATACCGACGCGCCGCGTGCGCGCGCCGGCCGCGTACGCGCGCTCTGGTTGGCGGTGCCGGTGGCGGCGGCACTGTTGGCGCGCGCGCTGTTCGCTGCGCCGAACACGGTGTTGGGACAGCGCTGGCCATACCTCGTCCTGCTCGCATTGCTCGCACTGTTCGCGGTGCCGGCGATCGTCGACGGCATGCGGGCGTCGGCGTTCGAGCGCGCGCGGTGGTCGGACAGCGATTACGCGGCCGACAACACGGACTGA